The Geodermatophilaceae bacterium NBWT11 genome has a segment encoding these proteins:
- the pknB gene encoding Stk1 family PASTA domain-containing Ser/Thr kinase, with product MTTPQVLGERYEIGGVLGRGGMAEVHRGRDLRLGREVAVKVLRHDLARDPSFQVRFRREAQASASLNHPAIVAVYDTGEDRTTTGATPYIVMEYVEGETLRDVLRREGRLSPERAMSLTADISAALDFSHRNGIVHRDVKPGNVMITPQGTVKVMDFGIARAVSDSAATMTSTAAVIGTAQYLSPEQARGEGVDARSDVYSAGCLLYELVTGAPPFTGDSPVAVAYQHVREDPRTPSSINPEVPPELDAILLKAMSKNPANRYQSAAEMRADLLRAVAGQRVEATPVMGDAERTSFIGAGGYPGHDDQWDADDEAHAKRRRRGIIALVVAGVLVLVGLVALLIALNSGGGDDDTPATPTVVTVAVPDVVGQDQAAATAALQAEGLTVGAVTSEPDDTVETGQVIRTDPAAGETLDEGSAVALVVSAGPNPITVPRVVGLTEDDARANLESQGFTGSINSQQVESLQDEGTVVSVDPAAGQQVAPDTSITLQISTGTIALPDVAGQDQATAETTLRTAGLTVITPQNVERDDVAAGTVVSTEPGANTQVTADTEITVLIAVPTPTPTETTAPTGTPTATPTGVIPIPGQPQD from the coding sequence ATGACCACCCCGCAGGTGCTCGGTGAGCGCTACGAGATCGGTGGCGTCCTCGGCCGTGGCGGGATGGCGGAGGTGCACCGTGGGCGTGACCTGCGGCTGGGCCGCGAGGTGGCGGTCAAGGTGCTCCGGCACGACCTCGCCCGCGACCCCTCGTTCCAGGTCCGCTTCCGTCGCGAGGCGCAGGCCTCGGCGTCGCTGAACCACCCGGCGATCGTCGCGGTCTACGACACCGGTGAGGACCGCACCACCACGGGCGCGACGCCCTACATCGTCATGGAGTACGTCGAGGGCGAGACGCTGCGCGACGTGCTGCGCCGCGAGGGCCGGCTCTCCCCCGAGCGGGCCATGAGCCTCACCGCCGACATCTCCGCGGCGCTGGACTTCTCGCACCGCAACGGGATCGTGCACCGGGACGTGAAGCCCGGGAACGTGATGATCACCCCGCAGGGCACCGTCAAGGTGATGGACTTCGGCATCGCCCGGGCCGTCTCGGACTCCGCGGCCACCATGACGTCCACCGCCGCCGTCATCGGGACCGCGCAGTACCTCTCCCCCGAGCAGGCCCGCGGCGAGGGTGTGGACGCGCGCTCGGACGTCTACTCCGCCGGCTGTCTGCTCTACGAGCTCGTCACGGGCGCCCCGCCGTTCACCGGTGACTCCCCGGTGGCGGTGGCCTACCAGCACGTGCGCGAGGACCCCCGGACGCCGTCCTCGATCAACCCCGAGGTCCCGCCGGAGCTCGACGCCATCCTGCTCAAGGCGATGAGCAAGAACCCGGCCAACCGCTACCAGTCCGCCGCCGAGATGCGCGCCGACCTGCTCCGCGCCGTCGCCGGCCAGCGGGTCGAGGCCACCCCGGTGATGGGCGACGCCGAGCGCACCTCGTTCATCGGGGCCGGCGGCTACCCCGGCCACGACGACCAGTGGGACGCCGACGACGAGGCGCACGCCAAGCGCCGCCGCCGCGGCATCATCGCCCTCGTCGTCGCCGGCGTCCTCGTGCTCGTCGGCCTGGTCGCCCTGCTCATCGCGCTCAACAGCGGCGGCGGGGACGACGACACCCCGGCGACGCCGACCGTCGTCACGGTCGCCGTGCCCGACGTGGTCGGGCAGGACCAGGCCGCGGCCACGGCCGCCCTGCAGGCCGAGGGCCTCACCGTGGGTGCCGTGACCAGCGAGCCCGACGACACCGTCGAGACCGGCCAGGTCATCCGCACCGACCCCGCCGCCGGGGAGACCCTCGACGAGGGCTCCGCGGTCGCGCTGGTGGTCTCGGCCGGACCCAACCCCATCACGGTGCCGCGCGTGGTCGGCCTCACCGAGGACGACGCCCGGGCCAACCTGGAGAGCCAGGGCTTCACCGGCAGCATCAACAGCCAGCAGGTGGAGTCGTTGCAGGACGAGGGCACCGTGGTCTCGGTGGACCCGGCCGCGGGTCAGCAGGTCGCCCCCGACACCTCGATCACGCTGCAGATCTCCACCGGGACCATCGCGCTGCCCGACGTGGCCGGTCAGGACCAGGCGACCGCCGAGACCACCCTGCGCACGGCCGGGCTCACGGTCATCACCCCGCAGAACGTCGAACGCGACGACGTCGCCGCCGGCACCGTGGTGAGCACCGAGCCCGGCGCCAACACCCAGGTCACCGCGGACACCGAGATCACGGTCCTGATCGCCGTCCCCACCCCGACCCCGACGGAGACGACGGCGCCCACCGGGACGCCGACCGCGACCCCGACGGGCGTCATCCCCATCCCGGGCCAGCCCCAGGACTGA
- a CDS encoding class E sortase, which produces MVRTGVRGVGQLLVTAGLVVLLFVVYEVWVTDLFSDRKQTELSQELREDWTEDPTVPTLPDGGISEVPLGQGFAFIRIPAFGEDYVKVVLEGTDEEELVEGPGHYVDSAMPGEQGNFALAGHRVGKGSPFLDLDQLQPGDPIVIETADTWFTYRVVGPDDPNGIPSQQIVLPSDVSVIAPTPNGPLDGPSSGAYLTLTTCHPKFSARERLIVHAVLDGEPVSKTDAPDGPPALTEG; this is translated from the coding sequence CTGGTGCGCACCGGCGTCCGCGGCGTGGGGCAGCTCCTGGTCACCGCCGGCCTCGTCGTCCTGCTCTTCGTCGTCTACGAGGTCTGGGTGACCGACCTGTTCAGCGACCGGAAGCAGACCGAGCTGAGCCAGGAGCTGCGCGAGGACTGGACCGAGGACCCCACGGTGCCCACGCTGCCCGACGGCGGGATCTCCGAGGTGCCGCTGGGGCAGGGGTTCGCGTTCATCCGGATCCCGGCGTTCGGCGAGGACTACGTGAAGGTGGTGCTCGAGGGCACCGACGAGGAGGAGCTCGTCGAGGGCCCGGGGCACTACGTGGACTCCGCGATGCCCGGCGAGCAGGGCAACTTCGCCCTGGCCGGGCACCGGGTCGGCAAGGGGTCGCCGTTCCTCGACCTCGACCAGCTCCAGCCCGGCGACCCGATCGTCATCGAGACCGCCGACACCTGGTTCACCTACCGGGTGGTCGGTCCCGACGACCCCAACGGCATCCCGTCCCAGCAGATCGTGCTGCCCAGCGACGTCTCGGTCATCGCCCCCACCCCGAACGGACCGCTGGACGGGCCGTCGTCGGGTGCCTACCTGACGCTGACGACCTGCCACCCCAAGTTCTCCGCCCGCGAGCGGCTGATCGTGCACGCGGTGCTGGACGGCGAACCGGTCAGCAAGACCGACGCCCCGGACGGCCCCCCGGCCCTGACGGAGGGCTGA
- a CDS encoding penicillin-binding protein 2 — translation MNAPLRKVAISVLVLFTLLILNANYIQVVRSSELRDNPRNTRILAEEYDRERGSIVVDGNLVAESVETDDTLTYLRQYPQSELYSTVTGAYSLVYGNTGLERAENEILSGSDARLTFRRLADLFTGRDPAGGNIELTLDPAAQQAAVTGLDGVDGAVVALDPQTGAVLAMVSSPGYDPAQLSSHDPEAIRAYSASLDQLDPDPRVNTTIAERYSPGSVFKLITSAAALEDGYTPDTVVPAPQQYTLPGTSRPLNNFGGEACSGTGEQPLIDALTISCNTAFAQLGVELGEDRIRETAESFGLDTGGFEMPLAVAESTVGDIEGDAQLAVASIGQQNVQITPLQGAMIAAAIANDGDLMQPYLVDQVQAPDLTVIDQTEPEVLSEAVSSDVASQLQEMMVSVVENGSGRRAQIDGVTVGGKTGTAQTTADGDDNQWFVGFAGPDGDPSIAVAVFVQGGQGTGGDLSAPVAQQVMSAYLAGQGGN, via the coding sequence GTGAACGCCCCGCTGCGCAAGGTCGCGATCAGCGTGCTGGTGCTGTTCACCCTGCTGATCCTCAACGCCAACTACATCCAGGTCGTCCGGTCCTCCGAGCTGCGCGACAACCCGCGCAACACCCGGATCCTGGCCGAGGAGTACGACCGGGAGCGCGGGTCGATCGTGGTCGACGGCAACCTGGTCGCCGAGTCCGTCGAGACCGACGACACCCTCACCTACCTGCGCCAGTACCCCCAGTCCGAGCTGTACTCCACGGTCACCGGGGCGTACTCGCTGGTGTACGGCAACACCGGGCTCGAGCGCGCGGAGAACGAGATCCTCTCCGGCTCCGACGCTCGGCTGACCTTCCGCCGGCTCGCCGACCTGTTCACCGGCCGCGACCCGGCCGGCGGCAACATCGAGCTCACCCTCGACCCGGCCGCCCAGCAGGCCGCGGTCACCGGCCTGGACGGGGTGGACGGCGCCGTCGTCGCCCTGGACCCGCAGACCGGCGCCGTGCTGGCCATGGTCAGCAGCCCCGGCTACGACCCGGCCCAGCTGTCCAGCCACGACCCCGAGGCCATCCGGGCGTACTCGGCCAGCCTGGACCAGCTCGACCCCGACCCCCGGGTGAACACCACCATCGCCGAGCGCTACTCACCCGGGTCGGTGTTCAAGCTGATCACCTCGGCCGCGGCGCTGGAGGACGGGTACACCCCCGACACCGTCGTCCCGGCCCCGCAGCAGTACACCCTGCCGGGCACCAGCCGGCCGCTGAACAACTTCGGTGGCGAGGCGTGCTCGGGCACCGGCGAGCAGCCGCTCATCGACGCGCTCACCATCTCCTGCAACACCGCCTTCGCCCAGCTCGGCGTCGAGCTCGGCGAGGACCGGATCCGGGAGACCGCCGAGTCCTTCGGCCTGGACACCGGCGGCTTCGAGATGCCGCTGGCCGTCGCGGAGAGCACGGTCGGCGACATCGAGGGCGACGCCCAGCTCGCGGTGGCCTCGATCGGCCAGCAGAACGTGCAGATCACCCCGCTCCAGGGGGCGATGATCGCCGCTGCGATCGCCAACGACGGGGACCTCATGCAGCCCTACCTGGTGGACCAGGTGCAGGCACCGGACCTCACCGTCATCGACCAGACCGAGCCGGAGGTGCTCAGCGAGGCGGTCTCCTCCGACGTCGCGAGCCAGCTCCAGGAGATGATGGTCAGCGTCGTGGAGAACGGCTCCGGTCGCCGGGCCCAGATCGACGGGGTCACCGTCGGCGGGAAGACCGGCACCGCGCAGACCACCGCCGACGGCGACGACAACCAGTGGTTCGTGGGCTTCGCCGGCCCGGACGGCGACCCCTCGATCGCCGTCGCGGTCTTCGTGCAGGGCGGTCAGGGCACCGGCGGCGACCTCTCCGCGCCCGTGGCCCAGCAGGTCATGAGCGCCTACCTCGCCGGACAGGGTGGCAACTGA
- a CDS encoding DUF881 domain-containing protein — protein MTRAETRRRGRPPRTVWTALVPVVALAAGLLFATSGQTARGTDLRAGDVSQLGGLIQQLQAAADRQEAELSTLQARSEELTDEVAGRDSEVAALQAAGDAGLQSAGLTALSGSGVEIVLDDAPATADGTLPRGAEPDDLVIHQSDVQGVVNALWASGADGVTIMGQRLIGTSAVRCVGNTLLLQGRTYSPPFVVTAVGDADAMREELRGSYEVRLLQAAVDRFGLTYRVTDTRDVALPAYDGALDLQHATPVG, from the coding sequence GTGACGCGAGCCGAGACCCGCCGTCGCGGGCGCCCCCCGCGCACCGTGTGGACGGCGCTGGTGCCGGTGGTGGCGTTGGCGGCCGGGCTGCTGTTCGCCACCTCCGGTCAGACGGCGCGCGGCACCGACCTGCGGGCCGGGGACGTGTCCCAGCTCGGCGGGCTGATCCAGCAGCTGCAGGCGGCGGCCGACCGGCAGGAGGCCGAGCTGTCCACGCTGCAGGCCCGCAGCGAGGAGCTGACGGACGAGGTGGCCGGCCGGGACTCCGAGGTGGCTGCGCTGCAGGCCGCAGGCGATGCCGGGCTGCAGTCGGCCGGTCTCACCGCGCTGTCCGGCTCCGGGGTGGAGATCGTGCTCGACGACGCCCCGGCCACCGCCGACGGCACGCTGCCCCGCGGCGCCGAGCCCGACGACCTGGTCATCCACCAGTCCGACGTGCAGGGCGTGGTGAACGCGCTGTGGGCGTCGGGCGCCGACGGCGTGACGATCATGGGCCAGCGGCTGATCGGCACCAGCGCCGTCCGTTGCGTCGGCAACACCCTGCTGCTGCAGGGCCGGACGTACTCCCCGCCCTTCGTGGTGACCGCCGTCGGCGACGCCGACGCGATGCGCGAGGAGCTCCGCGGGTCCTACGAGGTGCGGTTGCTGCAGGCCGCGGTCGACCGGTTCGGCCTCACCTACCGGGTGACGGACACCCGCGACGTGGCACTGCCCGCCTACGATGGCGCACTGGACCTGCAGCACGCCACACCCGTGGGCTGA
- a CDS encoding serine/threonine protein kinase produces the protein MALRVGSLLADRYEITAPVATGGMGEVWKATDRTLGRTVAAKVLKSEYTGDPAFLERFRNEARHTAALTHPNIASVYDYGETTDDDGRALAFLVMEFVEGEPLVSILDREHTLTPQRTLDVLAQAGDGLSAAHRAGVVHRDIKPGNLMVRPDGVVKLTDFGIAWARDAAPLTRTGMVVGTAQYLSPEQAQGFGVTSASDVYSLGVLGYECLVGNRPFDGESQVAIALAQINRPPPPLPDSVPAPVRALIEKALAKDAAARFVDGGDLADAARAVAAGGPGPATAAATTQMIPAVEDDADGRTRAIGAAGAAGLGAGAFAGAAAARASRGPDTAPRTMPPLQGPPVGEDPYAYRDDEPRRRRSPWPWVVAVAVVLFVIGAVVAFTLLSGNDTGEDTDPGPSTTAPATTTSAPATTTSAPETTAEETTEAPPPEETEEETTEAPPPATTTQAPTTTRPPATTTRSTTPAPTTTTAAPTTEQTTTPVPPEGAAPGPGTPP, from the coding sequence ATGGCACTGCGCGTGGGCAGCCTGCTCGCCGACCGGTACGAGATCACCGCCCCGGTCGCCACCGGCGGCATGGGCGAGGTCTGGAAGGCCACCGACCGCACCCTGGGCCGCACGGTGGCCGCCAAGGTGCTCAAGAGCGAGTACACCGGCGACCCGGCCTTCCTCGAGCGCTTCCGCAACGAGGCCCGGCACACCGCCGCGCTCACCCACCCCAACATCGCCTCGGTCTACGACTACGGCGAGACCACCGACGACGACGGCCGCGCGCTGGCGTTCCTGGTGATGGAGTTCGTCGAGGGCGAGCCGCTGGTCAGCATCCTCGACCGCGAGCACACGCTCACCCCCCAGCGCACCCTCGACGTGCTCGCCCAGGCCGGTGACGGGCTGTCGGCCGCGCACCGGGCCGGGGTCGTGCACCGCGACATCAAGCCGGGCAACCTGATGGTGCGGCCCGACGGCGTGGTCAAGCTGACCGACTTCGGGATCGCCTGGGCCCGCGACGCCGCCCCGCTCACCCGCACCGGCATGGTCGTGGGCACCGCGCAGTACCTCTCCCCCGAGCAGGCGCAGGGCTTCGGGGTCACCTCGGCGTCCGACGTCTACTCCCTGGGCGTGCTGGGCTACGAGTGCCTGGTCGGCAACCGCCCCTTCGACGGCGAGTCGCAGGTCGCGATCGCCCTGGCCCAGATCAACCGCCCCCCGCCCCCGCTGCCGGACTCCGTGCCGGCCCCGGTGCGGGCGCTGATCGAGAAGGCACTGGCCAAGGACGCCGCCGCCCGCTTCGTGGACGGCGGCGACCTGGCCGACGCCGCGCGGGCCGTCGCTGCCGGGGGCCCCGGGCCGGCCACCGCCGCCGCGACCACCCAGATGATCCCCGCGGTCGAGGACGACGCGGACGGCCGGACCCGGGCCATCGGTGCCGCGGGTGCCGCCGGCCTCGGCGCCGGGGCATTCGCCGGCGCCGCCGCGGCCCGGGCCTCCCGGGGCCCGGACACCGCCCCGCGCACCATGCCGCCCCTGCAGGGCCCACCCGTCGGCGAGGACCCGTACGCCTACCGGGACGACGAGCCCCGGCGCCGGCGCTCCCCGTGGCCCTGGGTGGTCGCGGTGGCCGTGGTGCTCTTCGTGATCGGCGCCGTCGTGGCCTTCACCCTGCTCAGCGGCAACGACACCGGCGAGGACACCGACCCGGGCCCGAGCACCACCGCCCCGGCGACCACGACCTCCGCCCCGGCCACCACCACCTCGGCACCCGAGACCACCGCCGAGGAGACCACCGAGGCCCCGCCGCCGGAGGAGACCGAGGAGGAGACCACCGAGGCACCCCCGCCGGCGACCACCACCCAGGCGCCGACGACGACGCGGCCCCCGGCGACGACGACGCGGTCGACCACCCCGGCGCCGACCACCACGACCGCGGCCCCGACGACGGAGCAGACGACCACGCCGGTCCCACCAGAGGGTGCGGCGCCCGGCCCCGGGACGCCGCCGTGA
- a CDS encoding aminodeoxychorismate/anthranilate synthase component II, producing the protein MTEPTGRPVLVVDNFDSFVYNLVQYLGQLGVPSIVRRNDAVTTAELADLDVAGVLLSPGPGTPVDAGVTVPMVRAAAEAGVPVLGVCLGHQAIAEAFGGDVVRAPELLHGKTSQVVHDGAGVLAGLPSPFTATRYHSLAVESSTFPAELEVTGRTPSGIVMALRHRDLPIEGVQFHPESVLTEGGHQLLATWLESCGLAPDPALVESASASAKRLLTAVG; encoded by the coding sequence GTGACCGAACCGACCGGACGACCCGTCCTCGTCGTCGACAACTTCGACAGCTTCGTCTACAACCTCGTGCAGTACCTGGGGCAGCTCGGCGTGCCCAGCATCGTGCGGCGCAACGACGCGGTGACCACCGCCGAGCTCGCCGACCTCGACGTCGCCGGGGTGCTGCTGTCCCCGGGCCCCGGCACGCCCGTCGACGCCGGTGTCACCGTCCCGATGGTGCGCGCGGCCGCCGAGGCCGGGGTGCCCGTGCTGGGCGTCTGCCTGGGCCACCAGGCGATCGCCGAGGCCTTCGGCGGGGACGTCGTCCGGGCCCCGGAGCTGCTGCACGGCAAGACCAGCCAGGTCGTGCACGACGGCGCCGGCGTCCTCGCCGGGCTCCCCTCGCCCTTCACCGCCACCCGGTACCACTCGCTGGCCGTGGAGTCCTCGACGTTCCCCGCCGAGCTCGAGGTCACCGGCCGGACGCCGTCGGGCATCGTGATGGCCCTGCGGCACCGCGACCTGCCGATCGAGGGCGTGCAGTTCCACCCCGAGTCGGTGCTGACCGAGGGTGGCCACCAGCTGCTGGCCACCTGGCTGGAGAGCTGCGGCCTGGCGCCCGACCCCGCCCTGGTGGAGTCCGCCAGCGCCTCGGCCAAGCGCCTGCTCACCGCCGTCGGCTGA